A single window of Pyrus communis chromosome 10, drPyrComm1.1, whole genome shotgun sequence DNA harbors:
- the LOC137747383 gene encoding protein ZINC INDUCED FACILITATOR-LIKE 1-like, with protein MAEECRETLLKKVYYDECPGCVVEQRKELQRGLPIKMLVSVWLIVLSAALPISSLFPFLYFMIRDFHIAKREEDIGYYAGYVGSSYMLGRVLTSILWGMVADRYGRKPVIIIGTVAVVIFNTLFGLSVNFWMAISTRFLLGSLNGLLGPIKAYASEAFREEHQALGMSTVSVAWGIGLIIGPALGGFLAQPADKYPSIFSKSSIFGRFPYFLPCLCISALAFGVTITSFWLPETLHKHNGKARLHDDSYEALEAANGGSDANEKQKTEEQTPKENLFKNWPLMSSIIVYCVFSLHDMAYTEIFSLWAVSPRKLGGLSFTTEDVGEVLAISGFGLFVFQITLYPYIERLLGPIMIARVGGIISIPLLSSYPFIAMLTGLSLSVLLNCASVVKNVLSITIVTGLFILQNRAVDQKQRGAANGLAMTAMSLFKAIGPAAGGALFSWAQKRRDAAILPGSQMIFFILNVVEAIAVLMTFKPFLTLPE; from the exons ATGGCTGAGGAGTGCAGAGAGACGCTGCTGAAGAAGGTTTACTATGACGAGTGTCCCGGCTGTGTAGTGGAACAGCGTAAAGAGCTGCAGAGAGGTCTTCCTATTAAAATGCTTGTTTCTGTATGGCTTATTGTTCTTTCAGCTG CGCTGCCAATATCATCTCTCTTTCCATTCCTTTATTTTATG ATTAGGGATTTCCATATTGCTAAAAGAGAGGAGGACATTGGCTACTATGCTGGATATGTAG GGTCTTCATATATGCTTGGCAGAGTTCTGACGTCAATTCTTTGGGGAATGGTGGCCGATCGCTATGGTCGGAAGCCTGTCATAATTATAGGGACTGTTGCAGT GGTTATTTTCAACACTCTATTTGGACTCAGTGTAAATTTTTGGATGGCTATTTCTACACGATTTCTTCTTGGAAGTTTGAATGGTTTACTTGGGCCGATTAAG GCATACGCAAGTGAAGCCTTCCGAGAAGAACACCAAGCTTTAGGCATGTCAACA gtTAGTGTAGCCTGGGGTATCGGATTGATCATTGGCCCGGCCTTGGGAGGTTTCTTGGCCCAG CCAGCAGACAAATATCCAAGTATATTTTCCAAAAGCTCTATATTTGGGAG GTTTCCGTATTTCTTGCCTTGCCTATGTATATCGGCTTTGGCATTTGGAGTAACCATTACTTCTTTCTGGCTTCCG GAAACTTTACACAAGCACAACGGAAAAGCTAGATTACATGATGATTCTTATGAAGCTTTGGAAGCTGCCAATGGTGGGTCTGATGCAAATGAAAAGCAAAAAACTGAAGAACAAACACCTAAAGAAAACCTTTTCAAGAATTGGCCCTTAATGTCTTCAATCATTGTTTACTGCGTTTTCTCACTTCATGACATGGCTTATACAGAG ATATTCTCATTATGGGCCGTTAGTCCTCGGAAGCTTGGGGGTTTGAGCTTTACAACCGAGGACGTTGGTGAAGTTCTTGCAATTTCTG GTTTTGGTCTTTTTGTCTTCCAAATTACTCTATATCCATATATTGAAAGGCTGCTTGGTCCTATTATGATTGCTCGCGTTGGAGGG ATTATATCCATACCTCTGTTGTCAAGTTACCCGTTTATAGCAATGTTAACCGGGCTCTCCCTTTCCGTGCTGTTAAACTGTGCATCAGTGGTGAAGAATGTCTTATCT ATCACGATTGTAACGGGCCTGTTCATCCTTCAAAACAGAGCTGTG GACCAAAAACAAAGAGGCGCAGCGAATGGACTTGCTATGACAGCAATGTCTCTGTTCAAGGCAATTGGTCCAGCTGCTGGTGGTGCATT GTTTTCTTGGGCACAAAAACGTCGGGATGCTGCTATCCTACCTG GAAGCCAGATGATCTTCTTCATCTTGAATGTGGTTGAGGCAATCGCCGTTCTGATGACATTTAAGCCATTTCTTACTCTACCTGAATAG
- the LOC137747560 gene encoding ABSCISIC ACID-INSENSITIVE 5-like protein 2 isoform X2, translating to MTMGSQGGADGNCKQSQFQPLPRQNSIYSLTLDEVQNQLGDLGKPLSSMNLDELLKNVWSAEANQIMGIDIEGTTLVNQAQLQRQASLSLTSALSKKTVDEVWKDIQQSKDEEEQKSQERQRTLGEMTLEDFLVKAGVVAEAEASSDKKYADPLVGVDANVAAQLSQGQWMQYPQPQYQHPQQSMMGVYMPSQPLPPPMHVGAGAMMEVPYPDNQVAVPSPLMGTLSDTQTPGRKRGNPDDIVEKTVERRQKRMIKNRESAARSRARKQAYTNELENKVSRLEEENERLRKQKEQEKVLPSAPPPEPKYQLRRTTSSPF from the exons ATG ACAATGGGATCTCAAGGTGGGGCTGATGGTAATTGCAAACAGTCACAGTTCCAGCCTTTGCCACGGCAAAACTCAATTTACAGTCTTACCTTGGACGAGGTACAGAATCAGTTAGGTGACTTGGGGAAGCCACTCAGCAGCATGAACCTTGACGAGCTTCTAAAAAATGTATGGAGTGCTGAAGCTAATCAGATCATGGGTATAGACATTGAAGGCACGACACTGGTCAATCAAGCTCAACTGCAGCGTCAGGCAAGCCTGTCATTAACTAGTGCATTGAGCAAGAAGACAGTTGATGAGGTTTGGAAAGATATTCAACAAagcaaagatgaagaagaacaGAAATCTCAAGAACGACAGCGGACTTTGGGAGAGATGACTTTGGAGGATTTCTTGGTCAAAGCCGGAGTTGTTGCTGAAGCTGAAGCATCTTCAGACAAAAAATATGCTGATCCTCTTGTTGGGGTTGATGCGAATGTGGCAGCACAGTTGTCACAAGGTCAGTGGATGCAGTACCCACAACCACAATATCAGCATCCACAACAAAGTATGATGGGGGTATACATGCCAAGCCAACCTTTACCACCGCCAATGCACGTAGGTGCTGGAGCTATGATGGAAGTGCCGTATCCTGACAACCAAGTTGCGGTGCCTTCACCCTTAATGGGTACGTTATCAGATACGCAGACACCTGGGAGGAAAAGAGGCAACCCTGATGACATTGTTGAGAAGACTGTTGAGCGAAGGCAAAAGAGAATGATAAAGAACCGGGAATCTGCTGCGCGTTCGCGAGCAAGGAAGCAG GCGTATACAAATGAACTGGAGAACAAAGTTTCACGTCTGGAGGAGGAAAATGAAAGGCTAAGGAAACAGAAG GAGCAAGAGAAGGTGTTGCCGAGTGCTCCGCCTCCGGAGCCAAAGTACCAGCTTCGTAGAACGACATCATCTCCATTCTGA
- the LOC137747384 gene encoding protein ZINC INDUCED FACILITATOR-LIKE 1-like isoform X1, translating to MAEECRETLLKKVYYDECPGCVVEQRKELQRGLPIKMLVSIWLIALSSALPVSSLFPFLYFMIRDLHIAKREEDIGYYAGYVGASFMLGRVLTSILWGMVADRYGRKPVIIIGIVAVVIFNTLFGLSVNYWMAISTRFLLGSLNGSLGPIKAYSCEAFREEHQALSMSTVSVARGIGLIIGPALGGFLAQPADKYPSIFSQNSIFGRFPYFLPCLCTSALAFGVTIISFWLPETLHKHNGKARLHDDSYEALETASGGSDTNEKQKTDEQTPKENLFKNWPLISSIIVYCVFSLHDMAYGEIFSLWAVSPRKFGGLSFTTEDVGEVLAISGFSLFVFQITLYPYVERLLGPVMIARIGGIISIPLLSSYPLIAMLSGFSLFVLLNCASVLKNVISITIITGMFILQNRAVDQKQRGAANGLSMTAMSLFKAIAPAAGGALFSWAQKRRDAAILPGSQMIFFILNVVEAIAVLMTFKPFLTLRE from the exons ATGGCTGAGGAGTGCAGAGAGACGCTGCTGAAGAAGGTTTACTATGACGAGTGTCCCGGCTGTGTAGTGGAACAGCGTAAAGAGCTGCAGAGAGGTCTTCCTATCAAAATGCTTGTTTCTATATGGCTTATTGCTCTTTCATCTG CGCTGCCAGTATCATCTCTCTTTCCATTCCTTTATTTTATG ATCAGGGATTTGCATATTGCTAAAAGAGAGGAAGACATTGGATACTATGCTGGATATGTAG GGGCTTCATTTATGCTTGGCAGAGTTCTGACATCAATTTTGTGGGGAATGGTGGCTGATCGCTATGGCCGGAAGCCTGTCATAATTATAGGGATTGTTGCAGT GGTTATTTTCAACACTCTATTTGGACTCAGTGTAAACTATTGGATGGCTATTTCTACACGGTTTCTTCTTGGAAGTTTGAATGGTTCACTTGGGCCGATTAAG GCATACTCATGTGAAGCCTTCCGAGAAGAACACCAAGCTTTAAGCATGTCAACA GTTAGTGTAGCCCGGGGTATCGGATTGATCATTGGCCCAGCTTTGGGAGGTTTCTTGGCCCAG CCAGCAGACAAATATCCAAGTATATTTTCCCAAAACTCTATATTTGGGAG GTTTCCGTATTTCTTGCCTTGCCTATGTACATCGGCTTTAGCGTTTGGAGTAACCATTATTTCTTTCTGGCTTCCG GAAACTTTACACAAGCACAACGGAAAAGCTAGATTACACGATGATTCTTATGAAGCTTTGGAAACTGCTTCTGGTGGGTCTGATACAAATGAAAAGCAAAAAACTGATGAACAAACACCTAAAGAAAACCTTTTCAAGAATTGGCCCTTAATATCTTCAATCATTGTTTATTGCGTTTTCTCACTTCATGACATGGCTTATGGAGAG ATATTCTCATTATGGGCCGTGAGTCCTCGGAAGTTTGGGGGTTTGAGCTTTACAACTGAGGACGTTGGTGAAGTTCTTGCAATTTCTG GTTTTAGTCTTTTTGTCTTCCAAATTACTCTATATCCATATGTTGAAAGGCTTCTTGGTCCTGTTATGATTGCTCGCATTGGAGGG ATTATATCCATACCCCTGTTGTCAAGTTACCCGCTTATAGCAATGTTGTCCGGGTTCTCCCTTTTCGTGCTGTTAAACTGTGCGTCTGTGCTGAAGAATGTCATATCT ATCACGATTATAACCGGCATGTTCATCCTTCAAAACAGAGCGGTG GACCAAAAACAAAGAGGCGCAGCGAATGGACTTTCTATGACAGCAATGTCACTGTTCAAGGCAATTGCTCCAGCTGCTGGTGGTGCATT GTTTTCTTGGGCACAAAAACGTAGGGATGCTGCTATCCTACCTG GAAGCCAGATGATATTCTTCATCTTGAATGTGGTCGAGGCAATTGCAGTTCTGATGACATTTAAGCCGTTTCTCACTCTACGTGAATAG
- the LOC137747384 gene encoding protein ZINC INDUCED FACILITATOR-LIKE 1-like isoform X2, with product MLGRVLTSILWGMVADRYGRKPVIIIGIVAVVIFNTLFGLSVNYWMAISTRFLLGSLNGSLGPIKAYSCEAFREEHQALSMSTVSVARGIGLIIGPALGGFLAQPADKYPSIFSQNSIFGRFPYFLPCLCTSALAFGVTIISFWLPETLHKHNGKARLHDDSYEALETASGGSDTNEKQKTDEQTPKENLFKNWPLISSIIVYCVFSLHDMAYGEIFSLWAVSPRKFGGLSFTTEDVGEVLAISGFSLFVFQITLYPYVERLLGPVMIARIGGIISIPLLSSYPLIAMLSGFSLFVLLNCASVLKNVISITIITGMFILQNRAVDQKQRGAANGLSMTAMSLFKAIAPAAGGALFSWAQKRRDAAILPGSQMIFFILNVVEAIAVLMTFKPFLTLRE from the exons ATGCTTGGCAGAGTTCTGACATCAATTTTGTGGGGAATGGTGGCTGATCGCTATGGCCGGAAGCCTGTCATAATTATAGGGATTGTTGCAGT GGTTATTTTCAACACTCTATTTGGACTCAGTGTAAACTATTGGATGGCTATTTCTACACGGTTTCTTCTTGGAAGTTTGAATGGTTCACTTGGGCCGATTAAG GCATACTCATGTGAAGCCTTCCGAGAAGAACACCAAGCTTTAAGCATGTCAACA GTTAGTGTAGCCCGGGGTATCGGATTGATCATTGGCCCAGCTTTGGGAGGTTTCTTGGCCCAG CCAGCAGACAAATATCCAAGTATATTTTCCCAAAACTCTATATTTGGGAG GTTTCCGTATTTCTTGCCTTGCCTATGTACATCGGCTTTAGCGTTTGGAGTAACCATTATTTCTTTCTGGCTTCCG GAAACTTTACACAAGCACAACGGAAAAGCTAGATTACACGATGATTCTTATGAAGCTTTGGAAACTGCTTCTGGTGGGTCTGATACAAATGAAAAGCAAAAAACTGATGAACAAACACCTAAAGAAAACCTTTTCAAGAATTGGCCCTTAATATCTTCAATCATTGTTTATTGCGTTTTCTCACTTCATGACATGGCTTATGGAGAG ATATTCTCATTATGGGCCGTGAGTCCTCGGAAGTTTGGGGGTTTGAGCTTTACAACTGAGGACGTTGGTGAAGTTCTTGCAATTTCTG GTTTTAGTCTTTTTGTCTTCCAAATTACTCTATATCCATATGTTGAAAGGCTTCTTGGTCCTGTTATGATTGCTCGCATTGGAGGG ATTATATCCATACCCCTGTTGTCAAGTTACCCGCTTATAGCAATGTTGTCCGGGTTCTCCCTTTTCGTGCTGTTAAACTGTGCGTCTGTGCTGAAGAATGTCATATCT ATCACGATTATAACCGGCATGTTCATCCTTCAAAACAGAGCGGTG GACCAAAAACAAAGAGGCGCAGCGAATGGACTTTCTATGACAGCAATGTCACTGTTCAAGGCAATTGCTCCAGCTGCTGGTGGTGCATT GTTTTCTTGGGCACAAAAACGTAGGGATGCTGCTATCCTACCTG GAAGCCAGATGATATTCTTCATCTTGAATGTGGTCGAGGCAATTGCAGTTCTGATGACATTTAAGCCGTTTCTCACTCTACGTGAATAG
- the LOC137747560 gene encoding ABSCISIC ACID-INSENSITIVE 5-like protein 2 isoform X1: MGIQTMGSQGGADGNCKQSQFQPLPRQNSIYSLTLDEVQNQLGDLGKPLSSMNLDELLKNVWSAEANQIMGIDIEGTTLVNQAQLQRQASLSLTSALSKKTVDEVWKDIQQSKDEEEQKSQERQRTLGEMTLEDFLVKAGVVAEAEASSDKKYADPLVGVDANVAAQLSQGQWMQYPQPQYQHPQQSMMGVYMPSQPLPPPMHVGAGAMMEVPYPDNQVAVPSPLMGTLSDTQTPGRKRGNPDDIVEKTVERRQKRMIKNRESAARSRARKQAYTNELENKVSRLEEENERLRKQKEQEKVLPSAPPPEPKYQLRRTTSSPF; encoded by the exons ATGGGGATACAGACAATGGGATCTCAAGGTGGGGCTGATGGTAATTGCAAACAGTCACAGTTCCAGCCTTTGCCACGGCAAAACTCAATTTACAGTCTTACCTTGGACGAGGTACAGAATCAGTTAGGTGACTTGGGGAAGCCACTCAGCAGCATGAACCTTGACGAGCTTCTAAAAAATGTATGGAGTGCTGAAGCTAATCAGATCATGGGTATAGACATTGAAGGCACGACACTGGTCAATCAAGCTCAACTGCAGCGTCAGGCAAGCCTGTCATTAACTAGTGCATTGAGCAAGAAGACAGTTGATGAGGTTTGGAAAGATATTCAACAAagcaaagatgaagaagaacaGAAATCTCAAGAACGACAGCGGACTTTGGGAGAGATGACTTTGGAGGATTTCTTGGTCAAAGCCGGAGTTGTTGCTGAAGCTGAAGCATCTTCAGACAAAAAATATGCTGATCCTCTTGTTGGGGTTGATGCGAATGTGGCAGCACAGTTGTCACAAGGTCAGTGGATGCAGTACCCACAACCACAATATCAGCATCCACAACAAAGTATGATGGGGGTATACATGCCAAGCCAACCTTTACCACCGCCAATGCACGTAGGTGCTGGAGCTATGATGGAAGTGCCGTATCCTGACAACCAAGTTGCGGTGCCTTCACCCTTAATGGGTACGTTATCAGATACGCAGACACCTGGGAGGAAAAGAGGCAACCCTGATGACATTGTTGAGAAGACTGTTGAGCGAAGGCAAAAGAGAATGATAAAGAACCGGGAATCTGCTGCGCGTTCGCGAGCAAGGAAGCAG GCGTATACAAATGAACTGGAGAACAAAGTTTCACGTCTGGAGGAGGAAAATGAAAGGCTAAGGAAACAGAAG GAGCAAGAGAAGGTGTTGCCGAGTGCTCCGCCTCCGGAGCCAAAGTACCAGCTTCGTAGAACGACATCATCTCCATTCTGA
- the LOC137748480 gene encoding SUN domain-containing protein 1-like, giving the protein MSASTVSITANPATTRRRPVVAVDKKSSNIELVSAEPQTHKADDAATNSKDLSHHSIRGEPGLDRSAQPKKTGPNSTISPPSSRRSRKTLAADPKPRWVTVLRIFSKNFILLVLILGLFQIVRRLALGSGVGVPMAFTDLEGRIAEVEAFMKTTTKMVQVQVEVVDRKIESEVGGLRKEMEKKIEDKGVALESELKKLEAKGEGLERSVGDLRSVEWLSKQEFEKVYEDLKKKVKSSEDGGLGATLDDIRAYARNVVEKEIEKHAADGLGRVDYALATGGASIVKHSEPYLVGKGSNWFSKSTKNGVHGDADRMLRPSFGEPGHCFPLKGTSGFVQIKLRTKIIPEAITLEHVAKSVAYDRSSAPKDCRISGWLQGGDNPEVYTEMFRLAEFTYDLEKSNAQTFTIMDSAVSGLIDTVRLDFTSNHGSPSHTCIYRLRVHGHEPDVLSMMAMQQ; this is encoded by the exons ATGTCCGCGTCGACCGTTTCAATAACGGCGAACCCGGCGACGACCCGGCGGCGACCCGTCGTGGCCGTCGATAAGAAGTCCTCCAACATCGAACTTGTCTCCGCCGAACCCCAAACCCACAAAGCCGACGACGCCGCTACCAATTCTAAAGATCTGAGCCACCACTCCATCAGAGGCGAACCGGGTCTTGACCGGTCCGCTCAACCCAAGAAAACCGGGCCCAATTCCACCATTTCGCCGCCGTCCAGTCGCCGCTCTCGCAAAACCCTAGCCGCTGATCCCAAGCCTCGATGGGTCACCGTCCTCCGAATCTTCTCCAAAAACTTCATTCTGCTTGTTCTGATTCTGGGTTTGTTTCAGATTGTCAGGAGACTCGCTCTGGGGTCTGGGGTTGGGGTTCCCATGGCGTTTACGGACTTGGAAGGCCGAATAGCGGAGGTCGAAGCGTTTATGAAGACCACTACAAAGATGGTTCAGGTTCAGGTGGAGGTTGTGGACCGGAAGATCGAGAGCGAGGTCGGAGGGTTGAGGAAAGAAATGGAGAAGAAGATAGAGGATAAAGGGGTTGCGTTGGAGAGTGAGTTGAAGAAATTGGAGGCAAAAGGTGAAGGGTTGGAGAGGTCGGTGGGCGATTTGAGGAGCGTGGAGTGGTTGTCGAAGCAAGAGTTTGAAAAGGTGTATGAGGatttgaagaagaaggtgaagagCAGCGAAGATGGCGGATTGGGTGCGACTTTGGATGACATAAGGGCCTATGCGAGGAATGTGGttgagaaagaaatagagaagcACGCGGCGGATGGGCTTGGCAGGGTGGATTATGCTTTGGCCACTGGTGGGGCTTCCATTGTGAAGCATTCAGAGCCATATTTGGTGGGGAAAGGGAGCAATTGGTTCTCGAAGAGTACGAAAAATGGGGTTCACGGTGATGCTGATAGGATGTTGAGACCCAGTTTTGGAGAGCCTGGCCATTGTTTTCCCTTGAAAGGGACTAGTGGGTTTGTCCAGATTAAGCTGCGGACTAAGATCATTCCCGAGGCTATCACTCTGGAACATGTTGCAAAG AGTGTCGCTTATGACAGATCGAGTGCTCCCAAGGACTGCAGGATCTCTGGGTGGCTGCAAGGGGGGGATAATCCAGAAGTCTATACAGAGATGTTTCGCCTCGCTGAATTTACTTATGACCTTGAGAAAAGCAATGCCCAGACATTCACTATCATGGACTCGGCAGTGTCTGGCCTCATTGACACAGTGAGGTTGGACTTCACATCCAACCATGGAAGCCCTTCTCATACTTGCATATATCGATTGAGAGTTCACGGACATGAACCAGACGTTTTGTCTATGATGGCCATGCAGCAGTAG